In Candidatus Neomarinimicrobiota bacterium, one DNA window encodes the following:
- a CDS encoding electron transfer flavoprotein subunit beta/FixA family protein translates to MKIVVCVKQVPDTETKVVISGDGLSIDPADVKYIMNPYDEIAVEEALNLKEAAGEGEVIVLTVASEDAQPVMRTAMAMGADSGILLKAENAALADGLSVAKALADEIKALEADLVITGKIAIDGYGHQVASMLGELLGMPVLPTAKTLEIVDGVATIHRDIEGGKETVTARTPCVITAEKGLNDPRYPALKGIMQAKRKPLEIKDVTLDAGGIEILEMSYPAKKPEGRIVGEGPEAAAELVRLLRDEAQVI, encoded by the coding sequence ATGAAGATTGTTGTATGTGTCAAGCAGGTGCCTGATACTGAAACTAAAGTGGTCATCAGTGGAGATGGTTTGTCCATTGATCCTGCTGATGTTAAATATATCATGAACCCCTATGATGAAATCGCTGTTGAAGAAGCCCTCAACCTCAAAGAGGCTGCCGGCGAAGGTGAAGTGATTGTTCTCACTGTTGCCAGTGAAGACGCACAACCTGTCATGCGGACCGCCATGGCTATGGGTGCCGATAGTGGAATCCTTCTCAAAGCTGAGAACGCAGCCTTGGCTGATGGCTTATCAGTAGCCAAAGCACTGGCTGATGAAATAAAAGCACTTGAAGCTGATCTGGTCATCACTGGCAAGATTGCCATTGATGGATATGGTCATCAGGTGGCCAGCATGCTTGGTGAATTGCTGGGAATGCCCGTTTTACCTACTGCCAAGACATTGGAAATTGTGGACGGCGTGGCCACCATTCACAGAGACATTGAGGGTGGCAAGGAAACAGTTACAGCGAGAACACCCTGTGTCATCACCGCTGAAAAAGGGCTGAATGATCCTCGCTATCCTGCGTTAAAGGGTATTATGCAAGCCAAGCGTAAACCATTGGAGATCAAGGATGTTACGCTTGATGCCGGTGGTATCGAAATTCTGGAAATGAGTTATCCTGCCAAAAAACCTGAAGGTCGAATTGTCGGTGAAGGTCCAGAAGCTGCTGCAGAATTGGTCCGATTGCTTCGTGATGAAGCTCAGGTCATATAG
- a CDS encoding HAD-IA family hydrolase codes for MLNPRGILFDLDGTLVDTSRDITSNLNRAFESMGYPQLPHATILSHVGNGAHYLLEQCLQINQPDMKVDDKLVTSIWEKFREFYLVHIIDEAQPYAGVVEFLENEQRPMGVVSNKPEVMVRAVLRELKLLHHFKFTLGRDSLPVSKPNPEVIRYGIHELGIDVPGDVCMLGDNPVDIIAAKGTGAIAIALSYGFSSVEVLENAQPDFLFHSFEEFVKSIQPG; via the coding sequence ATGTTAAACCCCCGTGGGATATTATTTGATCTGGATGGAACCCTGGTTGATACCAGTCGTGACATCACGTCAAATTTAAATAGAGCCTTTGAATCCATGGGGTATCCGCAATTGCCCCACGCGACCATATTGTCCCACGTTGGTAATGGAGCCCATTATTTACTTGAGCAATGTTTGCAGATAAATCAACCAGACATGAAAGTGGATGACAAACTTGTTACAAGCATCTGGGAAAAATTCCGTGAGTTCTATCTGGTTCATATTATTGATGAAGCGCAACCTTATGCAGGTGTGGTTGAATTTCTGGAGAATGAGCAGCGCCCCATGGGTGTGGTTTCCAACAAACCAGAAGTGATGGTGAGGGCAGTTTTAAGAGAACTAAAGCTGCTACACCATTTCAAATTCACTTTGGGAAGGGATTCATTACCTGTATCAAAACCAAATCCAGAAGTGATACGCTACGGTATCCATGAGCTTGGAATAGATGTGCCTGGCGATGTATGTATGTTGGGAGACAATCCAGTGGATATCATTGCAGCCAAAGGTACCGGTGCTATTGCAATCGCCCTGTCGTATGGTTTTTCATCTGTGGAAGTGCTTGAAAATGCACAACCTGATTTTCTATTCCATAGCTTTGAGGAATTTGTAAAGTCCATTCAACCCGGTTGA
- a CDS encoding phosphatase PAP2 family protein → MITMSNPYRWIVPTLTFAMLLIYLDWEAGLLAIVLGGLSASAADAINSRVLKKKTDRVRPGKQFEDIRSLGTMNYGKKSFPSNHASNTMAFALSFSFMFSWTAWILIPLSLLVGYSRIYCGAHFPLDVLAGWIFGATWSMIFITIISLFYLT, encoded by the coding sequence ATGATCACTATGTCAAACCCCTACAGGTGGATAGTCCCTACTCTCACTTTCGCAATGCTACTCATCTATCTGGACTGGGAGGCAGGATTATTGGCGATAGTGTTGGGGGGCTTAAGTGCAAGCGCAGCGGATGCTATCAATTCTCGAGTGCTGAAAAAGAAAACTGATCGTGTGAGACCGGGAAAACAATTTGAAGATATCAGATCATTGGGCACCATGAACTACGGCAAGAAATCATTTCCTTCTAACCATGCTTCAAATACGATGGCCTTTGCCTTGTCATTCAGTTTTATGTTTTCCTGGACAGCCTGGATATTGATACCACTCTCCCTGCTGGTGGGATATTCAAGAATATATTGCGGCGCTCACTTCCCCCTGGATGTTTTAGCGGGCTGGATATTTGGCGCTACATGGAGCATGATATTTATAACTATCATTTCCTTATTCTATCTTACATAA
- a CDS encoding electron transfer flavoprotein subunit alpha/FixB family protein, which translates to MSNILVFAEQRDGQLKSYALEAISEGRRLADGAGGTLSVCVIGAGIAGLGTSVTSHGADKIYLAEDGGLGVYSPGAYAKLLKDALTSSDAEVVLLSSSAMGRELGAILAAKADASLLSDVVETTWDGDHLVVKRPVYAGKAFLKVAAKKAPVVVTLRPNVFAAEEKAGAGVVENMVVALSDAESSVTVTETVMKASSRPELTEASIIVSGGRGMGGPENYNIIEALADSLGAAVGASRAAVDAGWRPHADQVGQTGKTVSPNLYIACGISGAIQHLAGMNSSKCIVAINTDPEAPIFKVANYGIVADLFEVVPALNTAFKELLA; encoded by the coding sequence ATGAGTAATATTCTAGTTTTTGCTGAACAACGTGACGGACAATTAAAATCTTATGCCCTTGAGGCAATTTCTGAAGGTAGGCGTTTAGCTGATGGAGCAGGGGGAACTCTTTCAGTCTGTGTGATAGGTGCCGGGATCGCCGGTCTTGGCACTTCTGTCACCAGTCATGGTGCCGATAAAATATACCTGGCCGAGGATGGAGGATTGGGAGTATACAGCCCCGGAGCTTATGCAAAATTATTAAAGGATGCCCTGACAAGTTCTGATGCAGAGGTTGTATTGCTTAGCTCCTCCGCCATGGGGCGGGAATTGGGAGCCATATTGGCTGCTAAAGCTGATGCCAGCCTTTTGAGTGATGTCGTTGAAACCACTTGGGATGGTGATCATCTCGTGGTGAAAAGACCTGTATATGCTGGCAAGGCTTTCTTAAAGGTTGCTGCAAAGAAAGCTCCAGTCGTAGTGACACTGAGACCAAATGTATTCGCTGCCGAAGAGAAAGCGGGTGCTGGAGTTGTTGAGAATATGGTTGTTGCCCTAAGTGATGCTGAATCTTCGGTGACGGTGACTGAAACAGTTATGAAAGCCAGTTCCAGACCCGAACTCACAGAAGCCAGTATCATTGTCTCTGGTGGTCGTGGAATGGGTGGACCTGAGAATTATAACATCATAGAAGCCCTGGCAGACTCACTGGGTGCTGCTGTGGGTGCATCACGTGCTGCTGTGGACGCAGGATGGCGTCCTCATGCCGATCAAGTTGGTCAAACGGGTAAAACCGTCTCACCCAATTTGTACATCGCCTGTGGGATCTCTGGCGCGATCCAGCATCTGGCCGGAATGAATTCCTCCAAATGTATCGTAGCCATCAACACCGATCCTGAGGCTCCCATTTTCAAGGTTGCCAACTATGGGATTGTTGCCGATCTCTTTGAGGTTGTTCCTGCCCTGAATACCGCATTTAAGGAGCTTCTCGCTTAA
- a CDS encoding DMT family transporter — protein sequence MFKRLISWPYIGPLAIVFAAFLWSIDALFRQSLYSLPSIFIVFSEHALGVLITLPWLIKFWPKIKTLSRKTWISIFWIAVFGGLLGTLAYTRALSYIHYIHFSVVVLLQKLQPIFAIILARIILKERFKGRFYLWAGIALLGSYFVAFPNILPQWQD from the coding sequence GTGTTTAAGCGATTGATCTCATGGCCCTACATCGGTCCACTGGCCATTGTATTCGCAGCATTTCTGTGGTCCATTGACGCTCTCTTCAGACAGTCTCTTTATAGTCTACCCAGTATCTTCATTGTCTTTTCTGAGCATGCTCTTGGTGTTCTCATTACCCTCCCCTGGCTTATTAAGTTTTGGCCAAAGATTAAAACCTTAAGCCGGAAGACCTGGATCTCCATCTTCTGGATAGCGGTGTTTGGGGGCCTCCTTGGCACTCTGGCCTACACAAGGGCTTTGAGCTATATTCATTATATCCACTTCTCAGTCGTGGTCCTCCTACAAAAGCTACAACCCATTTTCGCCATCATCCTGGCCCGGATTATCCTCAAAGAACGTTTTAAGGGTCGCTTTTATCTCTGGGCTGGCATCGCATTACTGGGAAGCTATTTTGTGGCTTTTCCGAATATCTTGCCTCAGTGGCAGGATG
- a CDS encoding M6 family metalloprotease domain-containing protein: MIYRLISAHILILTIVLGSTLAKPGVIPSERVKQQLEIMSESYTQGGLAAKMQRVKAANLQAAATGTRDLREDVYMSFPVILGSYTDSNDNENVVDQLQQELFDGPWPSITMAEHYEQMSYGQFHLSGTVYGWYELGHDSEYYEGSQSSPYDNGFFQPPGGVGDFMTEALNQADLEIDFSQYDNDGPDGIANSGDDDGYVDATFFVHSGRGGESGGPSIWSHRWVYSAASGTGAPYSTNDTSFTGQPIRVQDYIMQPAVAGGSQGSGGLIQIGVFSHEFGHALGLPDLYDTDYSSDGVGSWCLMASGSWSTPSSPVHLSAWCKEMLGWTIPIIPNQNIQNFEFPNAEENSFAVKLWTHGELDPFIGNYSHGQDVGEEYYLIENRQRIGSEQHLPGTGLVIWHIDNSRSTNSNENHRMVDVKAADGHFNGSNSGDSWPGSTNNRNFDFETIPTSIGWEGVNTEVAVRNISDSDHTMWADIEVHESNPHIRITDMIVADFNGDNIFAPGENVLIWLIVENTGAQANNTTATLSIQGNEVELIDDVIGFNPIDFMATSTSNQAFEFNISDTLSPGSVSFEVSFISDESIEPELQHFELLLGLPEIVLIDDDGAMTGNSDYQTYFTDALAAEELVHVVWDLGERALPDLEWLDDFPSVIWFSGDNSAPLNENSILLIANYLDGGGNILMTGQNMASGDLTVEIFLMNYFSTELNEDDIITPNVYGDPGHDFFTLDDRYAIGSSDAANNQIASDSYNILDGGSSMFMYPFLGGASCGSSVKNQIYSAVMLGFGLEALTHFGSESDSSRGQVMRRLLDWMNSPVTSTIETSLFIPESLGIQSSYPNPFNPTITFNIDMATGDNGILQILNIRGGLVETLNLEKSGSVRWEPAGSLAGGVYFARFQVNGKVLGTLQKITYLK, translated from the coding sequence ATGATATACAGGCTCATTTCGGCACATATACTAATACTTACCATCGTTCTGGGATCAACACTGGCGAAACCCGGTGTAATTCCTTCTGAGAGGGTTAAACAGCAACTGGAAATCATGTCTGAGTCCTACACCCAGGGTGGATTGGCAGCTAAAATGCAACGGGTGAAGGCAGCCAATCTTCAAGCTGCAGCGACTGGCACGAGAGACCTTCGAGAAGATGTTTACATGAGTTTCCCTGTCATTCTGGGATCATATACAGACTCCAACGACAACGAAAATGTGGTTGACCAACTACAGCAGGAACTATTTGATGGCCCCTGGCCCAGCATTACCATGGCAGAACACTATGAGCAAATGTCCTATGGCCAATTTCATCTGTCTGGAACCGTATATGGATGGTATGAATTAGGTCATGATAGTGAATATTATGAGGGCTCTCAATCTTCTCCTTATGACAATGGTTTCTTCCAGCCGCCTGGCGGAGTCGGGGATTTCATGACAGAGGCTCTCAATCAAGCAGATTTGGAAATAGATTTCTCTCAATATGACAACGACGGACCCGATGGAATTGCTAATTCCGGCGATGATGATGGGTATGTCGATGCAACTTTCTTTGTCCATTCAGGTCGCGGAGGGGAATCTGGCGGACCTTCTATCTGGTCCCACAGATGGGTGTATTCAGCAGCTTCAGGAACAGGGGCTCCCTATTCCACAAACGATACTAGCTTTACAGGCCAACCTATTCGTGTCCAGGATTATATCATGCAACCTGCCGTCGCCGGGGGTAGTCAGGGAAGTGGTGGTCTCATCCAAATTGGTGTTTTTTCTCACGAATTTGGGCATGCACTGGGTCTTCCTGATCTTTATGATACTGACTATAGTTCAGACGGTGTTGGGAGCTGGTGTCTCATGGCCAGTGGTTCATGGAGTACTCCTTCCAGCCCCGTTCATTTATCCGCCTGGTGTAAGGAAATGCTGGGTTGGACAATTCCAATCATACCGAACCAGAATATCCAGAACTTTGAATTTCCCAATGCTGAGGAAAACTCCTTTGCAGTCAAGTTATGGACCCATGGAGAATTGGATCCATTTATTGGAAATTACAGTCACGGACAGGATGTGGGTGAGGAATATTATCTCATTGAGAATCGACAGAGAATAGGCTCTGAGCAGCACTTGCCTGGTACTGGTCTGGTCATCTGGCATATTGACAACTCCAGATCCACCAATAGTAATGAAAATCACCGCATGGTAGATGTAAAAGCCGCTGATGGCCATTTCAATGGGTCCAATAGTGGCGACAGTTGGCCAGGTTCCACAAACAACCGGAACTTCGATTTTGAAACTATTCCAACATCCATTGGCTGGGAGGGTGTGAACACAGAAGTGGCCGTACGTAATATTTCAGATTCTGATCATACGATGTGGGCAGATATCGAAGTACATGAATCCAATCCTCATATTAGAATTACTGATATGATTGTGGCTGATTTCAATGGCGACAACATTTTTGCTCCTGGAGAGAATGTCCTTATCTGGCTCATTGTAGAGAATACGGGGGCTCAGGCGAATAATACCACTGCAACCTTATCCATCCAGGGAAATGAGGTAGAATTAATTGATGATGTCATCGGTTTCAATCCCATAGATTTTATGGCGACCAGTACATCAAACCAGGCATTTGAATTCAATATTAGCGATACCTTATCACCTGGCTCAGTCAGTTTTGAGGTCAGTTTTATATCAGACGAATCAATCGAGCCAGAGCTACAACATTTTGAATTACTATTGGGTCTACCAGAGATTGTACTTATTGACGATGATGGTGCCATGACTGGAAATTCTGACTACCAAACCTACTTTACGGATGCCCTGGCGGCCGAAGAACTGGTGCATGTGGTCTGGGATCTTGGAGAAAGAGCACTGCCTGATTTGGAGTGGTTAGATGACTTCCCTTCAGTTATCTGGTTTAGCGGTGATAATTCTGCACCTCTGAATGAAAACAGTATCCTTCTCATCGCAAATTATCTGGATGGGGGCGGAAACATCCTCATGACTGGTCAGAATATGGCCAGTGGCGATCTTACTGTTGAAATTTTTTTGATGAACTATTTTTCGACAGAATTAAATGAAGATGACATCATCACGCCAAATGTATATGGCGACCCTGGACATGATTTTTTTACCCTTGATGATCGTTATGCCATCGGGAGTTCTGATGCTGCAAACAATCAGATTGCTTCAGACTCATACAATATTCTTGATGGGGGCTCATCCATGTTCATGTATCCCTTCCTCGGTGGTGCATCTTGTGGATCTTCAGTTAAAAATCAGATCTATTCTGCCGTGATGCTCGGTTTTGGTTTAGAGGCGTTAACACATTTTGGAAGCGAATCAGATAGTTCTCGCGGGCAAGTGATGCGACGATTGCTGGATTGGATGAATTCACCTGTTACCTCAACAATTGAAACCTCATTGTTTATACCAGAATCTTTGGGAATACAATCAAGTTACCCCAATCCGTTTAATCCTACCATTACATTTAACATAGATATGGCTACTGGGGATAATGGGATATTGCAAATATTGAATATCCGAGGTGGTCTCGTTGAAACACTCAATCTCGAAAAATCAGGTAGCGTTAGATGGGAGCCTGCCGGGAGCCTGGCTGGGGGCGTTTATTTCGCCAGATTCCAAGTGAATGGCAAGGTTTTAGGTACTCTGCAAAAAATCACCTATCTGAAGTAA